From Pedobacter aquae:
TGCTTATGAACCAAAGGCTTATGCTATTGAAACCGCATCTGAAAACTCCGCAGAAGAACTTAAAAGAAAAATTAGAATTGTAGCTGGCGGAATACAATCTATTTTTAGGTTAAAAAAGGCGGCTAATCCTTTTAAAAATCCTATTTTAACTTTTCAATACATCAGTCATAAAGTATTAAGATGGGCCGTTACACCAGCTTTAATGTTGGTAGCTTTTATTTTAAACTGTTCAATTGTTTATCAATATCCAGATTTACTTCTGTATCAAACTATATTGATGCTACAAATATTTTTTTATGTAGCATCAGCTTTAGGTTGGTTATTAGAGCAAAAAAAGTTGAAAATCACGCTGTTTTTATCCCTTATTATTTTTGTTTAATGAACTATGCAGCTTTAGCAGGTACTATCAGATATTTCAAAGGACAGCAATCTGCTGCATGGGAAAAATCTAAAAGAAAAGCAGCTTAACACTCTTCTATACCGTTTTTCACACTATAAACTTCCTTATCAGGATATTGGTCTTTAATAAGTTTTACTGCTATTTTACTTTTATTACCATAATTACAGCAGCAAACAATTTTATCCTCTCCTGCTAATACATGCAATTGCTGAGGTAAAAGATTTAAAGGAATATTGGTACCTCCTTTATTAAAATCTTCAAACTCCCACTCCTCTCTTATGTCTAATAAATAATAATTCCCTAGTTGATCTAAATCGTTAAATTCAATTTCTGTAGCCACGTTTTTATCTATTTTTAATGGTCTTTTTTTTATTTTTGGTTTAGGTTGTGCAAGTTGATAAATCTTAAAATCATTCTCTAAAGTATCATAAACCAACAATTTACCCAATAAAGTTTCACCAATATCGCAAATAAACTTGATAGCTTCATTAGCCATGATCAAACCTATTAAACCCGGTAGAATTCCTAAAACACCAATTTCGGCACAATTGGGTACTGTACTTTCATCTGGAGCTTCTGGGTAAACATCACGATAAGTATTTGCAGTTTCGGGATGAAAAATAGCAACCTGACCTTCGAATTTAAAAATAGAACCAAATACCCATGGTTTCTTTAAGCTAACACAAACATCATTAACCAAATACCTAGTTTTAAAATTGTCAGAACCATCAATTATTAAATCATAGTTTTGGATAATTTCTGAAGCATTTTCATCACTTAACTTAAAGGAATAAGAATCAGTATTAACTAAAGGATTTAACAAAGACAATTTTTCTTTGGCAACTAAAGCTTTGTTTTTACCAATATCTAAATGGTTATATAAAATTTGACGATGGAGATTACTTTCATCAACCAGATCATGGTCAATAACACCAATATGTCCTACTCCTGCCGCAGCCAGATATTGTAAAACCGGGCAACCTAAACCTCCAGCACCAACCATTAAAACTTTGGCATTTTTAAGTTTATTCTGGCCAGATAAACCTAGCTCAGGTAAAATGAGTTGTCTGTTATATCTTATCTTTTCTGCCTCGTTTAAGTCCATCTTATCATATTTAAAAGCTCAGCAATTTACAAAACTTGATCCCAATCTTTCCAAACAACCTCATATCCGCTGTTTTTTATCATTTGGGCAATTTCTTGCGGACTGCGTTCATCGCTGATTTCAAACTGTTCTAAAGATTCTGGCGCTACGGTATAGCCGCCTGGGTTGGTTTTACTTCCGGCACTTATAGAGGTAATTCCCATTTTAATGATATGATTTCTAAAAGAAGTTGATTCTCTGGTAGATATAGATAGCTCTACTTCCTCATTAAAAATCCTGTAAGCACAAATTAATTGGGCCAATTCTCTATCATTCATGGCTACTTTTGGTTCTAAACCACCGCTAAAAGGTCTCAATCGCGGAAACGATAAGCTGTATTTTGTTTGCCAATAGGTTTTTTCTAGATATTGCAAATGCAAGGCTGTAAAAAAGCAATCTGTACGCCAATCTTCCAAGCCAATTAAAACACCTAAACCCATTTTATGGATTCCGGCTCTTCCCAACCTATCAGGTGTTGCTAAACGATATTCAAAATTTGATTTTTTCCCTTTCGGGTGATGTTTTTTATAATCCTCCTGATGATAAGTTTCTTGATAAACCAAAACAGTATTTAAGCCTAGCGGGATTAAAGCTTCATAATCTTCTTGGTCTAAAGGCTGTACTTCCATAGATATGTGTGAGAAATGAGGTCTTATTAAATCTAAAACCTTTTTAAAATAATCTACATGTACCGTTTGGTTGGCTTCGCCTGTAACCAGCAAAACATGGTCGTATCCCATATTTTTGATAACACTCACCTCCTGCATAATCTCTATGGGGCTTAGCGTTTTCCTTTTGATTTTATTATCGAGGCTAAAACCACAATAAGTGCAAATGTTATTACACTCGTTAGATAAATAAAGTGGAATATACATTTGCAGGGTCTTACCAAAGCGCTTTTGCGTAAGCTGATGACTTAATTGTGCCATAGGCTCTAAATAAGCCGATGCTGCTGGCGAAACCAAGGCTTTAAAGTCTTCTAAACCTCTTTTCGGGTTGTGCAAAGCCTCTTCAACATCAATATGGTTTTTATTGTAGATAGATGCTTTAACATCATCCCAATGGTATTGCTTAAATATTTCTAAAAACTCAGACATCTAAAAAAGAAGTTAATGGACTACTTGCAACCGCATGGTTTACTGTTTTTGCTAATTTAGCTTCGTAGGCTTTTCTACCTGCTTCAACAGCCATTTTAAAAGCTATAGCCATCTCTACAGGGTTGCCAGCAACAGCAATAGCGGTGTTTACCAAAACAGCATCGGCACCTATCTCCATGGCTTTTGCTGCATCTGATGGCGCACCAATGCCGGCATCAATAACTACAGGGACTTTACTTTGCGAGATGATAATCTCCAAAAAATCAATAGTTTTTAGGCCTTTATTACTACCAATTGGCGAGCCTAAAGGCATTACGGCTGCTGTACCTGCATCTTCTAAGCGCTTACACAATACTGGGTCGGCATGTATGTAAGGCAATACAATGAAACCCAACTTTGCTAATTCTTCTGTAGCCAATAAAGTTTCTATAGGGTCTGGCATGAGATATTTTGGATCAGGATGTATTTCTAATTTAACCCAATTGGTTTCTAATGCTTCACGAGCCAGTTGTGCTGCATAAACCGCTTCTTTAGCATTTCTAACACCCGATGTATTGGGTAATAAATTTAAATGTGAATGATTTAAATGCTGAAGAATATCGTCTTCTTTATGCTGTAAATCAACACGTTTTAAGGCTACCGTTACCAATTCTGACTCGGATGCTAATAAAGCTTCTTCCATCAACTTGGCAGAGCCAAATTTACCAGTACCTGTAAATAAACGTGATTTAAAGGTTTTATCTGCTATTTTTAACATAGATGTTTTATATTTTATTCTGCTTCTAATAAGCTATGTATTTCCTTAATTAGTTGATGTTTATTATTGGCATTGGTTAACTCGCCAGATAGCGCAACCCCATATACACCTTTGCGTTTTAACTCTGAAATATCAGTTTTAACAATACCACCAATGGCAATAATTGGTGTTTTATAACCGTATTCTTTCATTTTTTGGATAATGGTACGGTAGCCTTGTGCACCTAAAACCGGACTTAAGTTTTCTTTCGTTTTGGTGAATCTGTATGGGCCTAAGCCTATATAATCTGCTCCATCCGTAATACGCTTTTCAACATCAGCAAAAGTATTAGCTGTTCCACCAATAATCATTTGATAACCTACTATTGCTCTGGCTTCTTTGATAGGCATATCATTTAAACCTAAATGTAAACCAAAAGACTTTACTTCCTTAGCTACCAATGGGTAATCATTGATAACTAATTTTGCTTCATAGACATTGCAAAGTAATTTTACTTCTTTTGCAGTAGCTAAAACCAGAGCTTCATCAAACTTTTTCATACGTAATTGAATCCATTTAGCGCCTGCTTTTAACACGCTTTCTATAGCCATTAAATGCGCTTCAGGAGTTTCTCCTTGTGAGATATAGTGTAGTTTCGAAATCATAAATGATGGTATCCTAAAAGTCCTTTTTCACTATTTAAAAATTGTTCTGTATAGGTTTTGGCTAAATCACAAGATTCAGTTAAACAAAAACCTAAAGCCAAGTATGAAGTAATTGCGGCAGACAGCACACAGCCAGAACCATGTTTAGGATAAACTAAAGTTTCTGATGGCATAAAGCGCTTAA
This genomic window contains:
- the moeB gene encoding HesA/MoeB/ThiF family protein — protein: MDLNEAEKIRYNRQLILPELGLSGQNKLKNAKVLMVGAGGLGCPVLQYLAAAGVGHIGVIDHDLVDESNLHRQILYNHLDIGKNKALVAKEKLSLLNPLVNTDSYSFKLSDENASEIIQNYDLIIDGSDNFKTRYLVNDVCVSLKKPWVFGSIFKFEGQVAIFHPETANTYRDVYPEAPDESTVPNCAEIGVLGILPGLIGLIMANEAIKFICDIGETLLGKLLVYDTLENDFKIYQLAQPKPKIKKRPLKIDKNVATEIEFNDLDQLGNYYLLDIREEWEFEDFNKGGTNIPLNLLPQQLHVLAGEDKIVCCCNYGNKSKIAVKLIKDQYPDKEVYSVKNGIEEC
- the thiH gene encoding 2-iminoacetate synthase ThiH; protein product: MSEFLEIFKQYHWDDVKASIYNKNHIDVEEALHNPKRGLEDFKALVSPAASAYLEPMAQLSHQLTQKRFGKTLQMYIPLYLSNECNNICTYCGFSLDNKIKRKTLSPIEIMQEVSVIKNMGYDHVLLVTGEANQTVHVDYFKKVLDLIRPHFSHISMEVQPLDQEDYEALIPLGLNTVLVYQETYHQEDYKKHHPKGKKSNFEYRLATPDRLGRAGIHKMGLGVLIGLEDWRTDCFFTALHLQYLEKTYWQTKYSLSFPRLRPFSGGLEPKVAMNDRELAQLICAYRIFNEEVELSISTRESTSFRNHIIKMGITSISAGSKTNPGGYTVAPESLEQFEISDERSPQEIAQMIKNSGYEVVWKDWDQVL
- a CDS encoding thiazole synthase, with product MLKIADKTFKSRLFTGTGKFGSAKLMEEALLASESELVTVALKRVDLQHKEDDILQHLNHSHLNLLPNTSGVRNAKEAVYAAQLAREALETNWVKLEIHPDPKYLMPDPIETLLATEELAKLGFIVLPYIHADPVLCKRLEDAGTAAVMPLGSPIGSNKGLKTIDFLEIIISQSKVPVVIDAGIGAPSDAAKAMEIGADAVLVNTAIAVAGNPVEMAIAFKMAVEAGRKAYEAKLAKTVNHAVASSPLTSFLDV
- a CDS encoding thiamine phosphate synthase, which codes for MISKLHYISQGETPEAHLMAIESVLKAGAKWIQLRMKKFDEALVLATAKEVKLLCNVYEAKLVINDYPLVAKEVKSFGLHLGLNDMPIKEARAIVGYQMIIGGTANTFADVEKRITDGADYIGLGPYRFTKTKENLSPVLGAQGYRTIIQKMKEYGYKTPIIAIGGIVKTDISELKRKGVYGVALSGELTNANNKHQLIKEIHSLLEAE